TCCAAAGGTTCCGCCATTTCCTTGAGAGAATGCTGGTGGCTGCTGCCTGGTTTATTGTCAACTTTGTGAGTATATGGACAGAGATGATTTCATCCTGGAGCCTACTGATGCAATCGCCCCTGTTGCGAGCCATAGATCCCGAGGGCTGTAGCAAATGTCAGGTAAAAAATTACATCAATTTGCTGTGTGTCATCAGACTGTCAAGTAACAATACATTCAATACTGTCAGAAAGGATAAAAGAAGCAATAATTGTGCATGCCACAGAGGTTCCACATTCACCATCCCAAGGGACACCAACCGGGAGGAATAATGCTCGACACTTATCCACTAGGTTAGGAAGAAGTCTGGTAAACTGCTAAGCAACCCAATATTTTGTTCATCTATAACATTTTGTTGTCAAATTCATACAAGTATTTCTCTATTCTCGTCCTACGTCCCGTCCTACTTCCCTAAACATGATCCTAATCATCCATACAGAGAGAAAAGTTGAGGGAGAAGGAGATTGAAAACCGGCTGTGTGCGCATCTCGGGGTGGAGATTGAACACCAGATGTACGTACACATATACGTACACACATACATAATACACAGAAAGTTTCGGATCCTgttcataaataaaattaaaaaaaaaaaattggatacaGTGAAATACAATCTTGCAAACATACACGTACCCACAGAAAGTTTCACTTTCACAGTTcccaaattaaaatcaaatcaaagGGTCTAAAGAAGTCAGCATTTGTGTGTTTGGATTTAATTCTTATTTCTTTACAGTTCccaaaaattcaagaacaattaaACAAAGAACACAAAATTGCTTGGTGCCTCGAAATGAAAGACTCGATAAgacataaaaaatacaaaattgcaagaaaaagaCGAGATCGTACCAGATTTCAGATGAAATAAAGCTTCCTCCCTCCGCCGCTCCTCCTCCTCCGTAGCTGGTGTCACTGTCAGGAAAGATGCAGAGCAACCCAAAATCATTGTCAGGATAGATGCAGAGAAACCCAAAATCCAAATGCATAAGTCAATTTGTATGTTTGGCATTTAACATTTCTTATTTCTTTACCGttcccaaaaaataaagaacattaaacaaagaaaacaaaatcacTGTCAAGATAGATGCAGAGAAACCCAAAATCCAAATGCAGAAGTCAATTTTTATGTTTGGCATTTAACATTTCTTATTTCTTTACAGTTCCCTAAAACCCAAGAGCGATTAAACAAGGAAAACGAAATGGGGTTGGCGCCTTGAAgtgcaagaaaaaaaagtagAGAACTGCAGAAAAAGACGAGACCGTACCAGATTTGGGATGAATTGAAGCTTCCTCCCTCCGCCGCTCCTTCTCCTCCGTAGCCGGTGTCACCGCTTCACTGCCAGGAAAAGACGAGGCCGTACCAGATTTTCAGCTTCCTCCTCCGCCGCTCCTTTCTAGTTTTTAATGCAATCCCTATTTCTTGCAAGTATCTCAacgctttattttatttccAGACCATCGTGTCAATGCACCTAAATTCACTCTCTTTATTTCTCACGGTGCCCACGTCCCACGTCACTCCAGGAAAATTGGCCGAAAAGTAAACCAGCGTCAGCGGACTAACACTATAGAAACGATAAAAGCGAGACTCTAGGTCACCTCGTGTTTTTGgtaaaatattttataatattagtatGAAAACTAATGTTACAATATAAAGTAATAGAGAATTCATAGAGAGTTTTACCCTAAGAGTCTTCTTAACATTTCTCTCCCTCagttaaaaaatttcaaatactaGGTTGGGGTGTAATTTCGCAACGGCTTACACACTTAGCTAGGGCTGggcattaaacaaaaaaaaaaaacccgatTGAACCGCCCGAACCGCACCGATGGTTTGGTttagtttggttttttattttgtttttttaatttttgatgaTTAAATCGAATCGCACTGACACTTAATCAGTTTGACAATTGGTTCTCAAAATTCATAGAATGCGGTTAACCGAACCGATCCGcatgtatttaattttattttttaatcataattaatATGTGTAgtaatataaatggttatttatTTACGAGTTACCGTTTGTTCCACcacataaaaacaaaacttgGTTAGTTTAAGAGTTCCTTTGCTTCCTGTATTTTCCAACTCAGCATCCATTACGATCACACGAAAATGTATGTGTCCAGACTCTTAATTTTGGACACAGCAAGGATTTGTTCttacaaatattaaaatgaataaacaaataatgttcagaccaaaaaaaaaattttgcacgaagaaaaaaaacatggacGAATGAATTGCTACAGACGCCTTGACAAAAAATATACGAGTTGCAGCTACTTGTGTGTGAAACATTCTAATCTACAGCTTCCACGTACGCTCACTCCAGTAATGACTCATGATCGCCTTCGAGGTTCTTCGGATTCTGATCACGAGTCACATTTTCTTCCCAGATCACAATCTGCTAATGAAAATGAACACAAAAATGACAGTTAATTCAAGATTTACCCAAACTCCACATCGCTCCTCGCTCCTTGCAAGTCGAGGTCACAGCCAAAAAAAGTACCCTGCCTACCGTTTTAAACCTCCTACGTCCTAGGGCTGATAACTTATTGCAACTAAATCAGGCGACTGGACTCCGTTGAATAATCGAAACTTGATTCTCGAGAGATGAGAGAAATTACCGGAGCTGAAGGAGGAAAAACAATTGTACACGTCCGCAATGATGATGGCTCCTAAAGTAAAATAATCATTTTTTTACGAACGGTTTTTGGCAAACAAGTAGCCGTTGATCACTCCCATTCTCAAGGTCAATCACCCTTGCTTCCCAACGTATTTGTGTAGCAAACATGCGCGCCATCTCTATAGCTCCCTTTTTATCACAGAGAACAACCCATCCCTGCCAAACAGTCATAAATTCATGTCCCCAAATGATCAATTTCACACATAACGTGGAAATATTAAAGGTCAGCAATATAAGCAAAAGAGGGAAATCAAAATACCTCAGGTCGCAGAATCCGGTCCATCTCCAAGAATAAGTCCATCATGCCGCACCTCTCTGAAGAGAGATGTGAGAGCAGCCCATCTGCATGCAGCAAATCATATGTTCGAGGATATGTCGGGAATGGTTCACACCTGTACCAAAAGCTCAAATGGATCACAACTACTGACTCTACTCAAGAAAATAGGATATAAAGAGCATAAATGAGtcctattttttttacattcaaAGTTTGTCAGCCATACTTAAGAGTTAACCATTCTTAACTTTATTTTTCCCCCGTAAAAACAGTGCATTTGAATTATGCAGAAAAGATCTTCTAATATCAACTTAGGTGAAGAGATTGAAACCGACTTACCAGTCATGCAAAACACCAGCAAAACCTTGATCTAGAATGAGAGGAAGTGTGTAGGGAGCATTGACAGGCACGACATTCATCACCCACACTGATTTTCTTTCCTCCAGAAAAGCAGCATTTAAACCCCCATAATGAGCACTCATGTCCATCACATTGCGTAGCATGTTGAATGGAGGTAATGGGTCTTCATCGCCTGGTCTCTTTGGGTGGTCAGAGAAAATCAAGGGTGTAAGCAAAGACCAATAGTTTTTCAGAGCTGATCTCCAAACCCGTAAGTCTTCAAAGAAATCTTCAGGCTGAACTCCTGCAAGGGTAAAAGAGAATCAATATGCTGGCAGAACACCATGAAGTGAAGTGTAGAACTGAATGATGATGCAACAAAACTTTCCATGAACTTCAAGCTCAGCCGAGCTCAATCGATGGGGACTAGAGGACCTATTTCGAATTGGAGCCCAGCGTTTGCTGGTGGTCCCACTTATACATGATACGAGAGGCTTATAATATGATCGAACGTCATGCCCTTCATTACAAACTGGTAGAGCACCCTGCTTACTACAATAAAGAATAAATAGCAAAGCATCAGTAAGGTTCTTTTGCAGTGGAAAAGAAATAAACGGAGCTCTTGAAATACTCTAGCTCAATGGCGCAAGTCAATACTAAAGCCTTAAACAGTACTGATTATCACATGTCAAACTAGATAATTATTCACAAGAGACCCTCACCGAGATGCATAGCAATCAGAATCCACAGTTTTCTGCCAGATAAAAGTTTCATATTGCTGAGCTTTTAGAGTCCAACAGACTTTCGGGGTCAATTCCTCCATTGTTGTGAACATGCTATTCTTCATGCTCAATGAACTTCCATATGGTTGGCTTGTCAATGAGGTTACAACAAAGTAGCCTCCGGGCTTGAGTACCCGGTCAACTTCTAAAAGCAACATCGAATCTGATTCATGAATTAATTAAGGTTCCATGAGAGGAATTATATTTGGAAAAAAGCAAAGGACAATTCCGAAGAAAGAAATATGCTCAATGGAAATCCCAATTACCTTTTTTGTCCCAAACAATACCGCACTGAGCACAATGAACCATTTCAAATGACAATGCTGGGTAAGGAAGCTGTCTTGTAATGAAGTTTCCAATCATTGCTGGAAGACCTCTCTCAAGGGTCAACTGAACTTGACTGCCAGTTGCCTCATAGGCCGCAATACAAATAGCCATTACATTCAGTGATACTAAATGAGCTCCGAAACTACCAAAACCACAACCAATATCCAGTACAGTTTGCACCTGTAGTTTAAAGtagatatattaaaataaatcacGCAACAGTCGGACTTTACATTGTCACCAACAAGAAGCAAAAGTAGCATGGTTTTTTTTGCTTCCAACATAAGCTTAATTTTTGCGCTATGAGACAACAGCAGAGATACGTGTTAACAAATTCTGGCCTATTTGAAATCTAACAGTCACACTGCCGAAGAGAGTAAAAACTGATAATTACGACTTTAATTCCCAAAGAATACTTACACCGGCTTGAAGAAAGTCAGAGTCACTTTTTAAACCTATCATCTTTGCAATTTGAAGAGAATAATCCTTGACACCATCAAAAATCAGACCATCGTCAGAGTGAAAGGCAATTTGATTTTCTTCTAGTAGCATCAACCTGAATATTTTTATCAAGAAGTAAAAGAATAATTATGTACAGAAATAAATATTCACTCACagcgaaaaacagaaaacaacaTAGAAACTAATTCAATTTGTACACAGTTGAAAAAcgtaaatgttttaaatcacTGGCGTTGAGTCATCACTTATTTAAAAGCGGTCAAATATATAACTTTAACTGGGAAGAACCTTTTGGTCATGCTTCCAGAAGAAAGAAATTGGTCTTTGGTTATCTTCACATTTCCACTCCATATCACATCCCTACCAGCTGGCCACCTCAGGGGGATCTTATAATCCTTAGGAGGGCGAACTAGACACCGTTCTCTGTTTCTTGATACTTCACAATGCCGATCAAACTCCTCCCCATCTTTAAACCCAGCTAAAAGGTTTGCTGAAACATTGTAACAAGGCACGTGATTTTCTCTTTCTTTGCTACAAAGACCAAGCTCTCTTTGTCGACTAGCCCCCAATGAAAGAGACCTCAGCTCCAGATAATCAACCGCCGCTTGCTCCTTTAGCCTCCTATAGTTTGTATATATGTCGGGTACTGAAGTGGTAGTTAAAGAGTCAAATGTATGAGAAGAAGATGATCCCAGCACTGCAATTAGTGCGAGTACACTAACAACACACAAGAGTAACCAACTGAGCAGCGGTCTAGGGCCAAAAATGAGGGAGAGTTTACTGAACCAGGAGCTTCTCATGTCCAAGTAGTGAAAACCTGACTTAAGAATTCCAAAATAGCCCCCACTAGATCACCAAGCACTTAAATCTCCAAGAACAGCGAAAATCATAACCTATCATAACATACAAGCTTCTAAATATATTGCCGTGAATCCGGACAATTCCTACAAGCATTGAAACAATAAATTCCACTTCTTCCACAACAACATACACAAATCTTCGCTTTCTGATCGCGCCAAGAGACTCATAAATCAGTCTGTAAATCCTTAGTAATCCTTACTTGGACACAAAGTTAAGATCACAACCCAACACAATTCAGTACTCAATTACGAATCGGTAAAATTCTAAAACTTCCCACAGCGAATTTAAAGCCAAATTCGGAAAGAAACGGACAATGACAAGTGTTGAGCAAAAGACCAACCTGCAACAAAATCCAAAGATCCACAAAATTAGATTCCTAACAATAAAGTCCCAAATCAAAAATCTCCATTTGGGTGCTGAGAAAACTACCAGTAAATATCACAACAGAATCCACTGACAAGATTCCAAATTCACTTCTCAATTTTCCACCCTTttcccagcaaccaaacagagcaTTAGCTCAATAATAAATGCCATGACTTTCCATTTTTACAAATCACTGCCCAAATCCCAGATCCCGAAATGGAAATCCAAAACCTTTCAATCCGATCCAATCAAAAGCAAAATCAAACCAATCATCCAACACATGAACAAAAAAGcaataaaatccaaaaaaagACATCGAATTTAATAACAAAAACAGAAACCCACTTCCGAAAACTGATAATTACTAGGGTTTTGGGGGAATGCTTACCGGTTTTTGGGTTCGTTGGAGAGTGGAGATTCAAAGCCTCAAAACAGAGAAAGAGTCTAGCTTTTAATGTGAGTCCAAATTTATAggaattctagttatttttgagctttttttgttttttatttttgtttgtgttcGTGATGTCGATCACCAGATCCAGAGGCTCGTTGATttagacagaaaaaaaaaatcattaaattaattaattgggaATCATTGTTATTTACCGCTTCTTGCActttttgttaaattatttataattaattttttagtttttggttgTATTATGTTTTCGCCATGACgtatgcaaacactacaactaaGCGTCGAGATATAAATAGAATAGAATCGACGGCTGTGATTTAGCCGTCATTGGCAACCGgattcattagtttttctattgatgatTAATTAGTTTTAATCACTGTTTTTAGTACTAATCATAATCCATTTGGTTAATTACTGTCCATCAGAAGATAATCCTCTCCAATAATTCCAGTTTGTATACTATTTATTTCAAGCACGTCGCTGTCAAAATGTTTCCggacttcttttttctttttcttttcacttttccttttcatttccGGAAGAATAAAGAAATGTACACGTCACATCTGTTTGGTGCAGTGCAAACATGGAAACGGTTGCGTTTTGGGAAGGAACTGGATCCCCTCTGCATCTATATATACTGAGCCTGCTGAGCAGATGATCCGGGTCGtagaaatttgatcaaacggttacaattattataacttttagacgCTCCCTATTTGTAgtcattgaatcaaatttcaacgatccggaTCACCTGCTCAGCATACTCAATTTTATTGGATCCAAAGGGGCTCGGGTTCCTtttgggtgcgtttggtacgcagacggaacgggacgggacgggacgggacggaacgaaacGGAGGTTCGTGTTATGTTTGGTACGCGTAGGACGGAACGGTTTGGATTTCGTGTTAAATGACTAACTTAGCCTTGTTTGTACAATTGCTGAGTGCAAGTATGAACTCAAACAATCAGACCCCAGTTTtcgttttccttcgttttctcGACAACCAATCCAGTTTCAGATCTCGTCACCAGCAAACCCTCCAATCAATTTCAGATCTCGTCACCAGCAAACaattacaagaagaaaaaaaaacagaaaaatcccaaaatcaaacacagaaaaatcccaaaattcattTCAATCAATTTCTGCAGCGTCGTCATCGTCTTCCCTGCAGCGTCGTCATCGTCTTCCCTGCAGCGTCGTCATCATCCTCCGTGcagcgtcgtcgtcgtcgtcgtcgtcggccTGCAGCGTCGTCATCGTCTTC
The nucleotide sequence above comes from Malus sylvestris chromosome 16, drMalSylv7.2, whole genome shotgun sequence. Encoded proteins:
- the LOC126608376 gene encoding probable methyltransferase PMT5, which gives rise to MRSSWFSKLSLIFGPRPLLSWLLLCVVSVLALIAVLGSSSSHTFDSLTTTSVPDIYTNYRRLKEQAAVDYLELRSLSLGASRQRELGLCSKERENHVPCYNVSANLLAGFKDGEEFDRHCEVSRNRERCLVRPPKDYKIPLRWPAGRDVIWSGNVKITKDQFLSSGSMTKRLMLLEENQIAFHSDDGLIFDGVKDYSLQIAKMIGLKSDSDFLQAGVQTVLDIGCGFGSFGAHLVSLNVMAICIAAYEATGSQVQLTLERGLPAMIGNFITRQLPYPALSFEMVHCAQCGIVWDKKDSMLLLEVDRVLKPGGYFVVTSLTSQPYGSSLSMKNSMFTTMEELTPKVCWTLKAQQYETFIWQKTVDSDCYASRKQGALPVCNEGHDVRSYYKPLVSCISGTTSKRWAPIRNRSSSPHRLSSAELEVHGVQPEDFFEDLRVWRSALKNYWSLLTPLIFSDHPKRPGDEDPLPPFNMLRNVMDMSAHYGGLNAAFLEERKSVWVMNVVPVNAPYTLPLILDQGFAGVLHDWCEPFPTYPRTYDLLHADGLLSHLSSERCGMMDLFLEMDRILRPEGWVVLCDKKGAIEMARMFATQIRWEARVIDLENGSDQRLLVCQKPFVKK